A genome region from Bernardetia sp. includes the following:
- a CDS encoding DUF4230 domain-containing protein: MTNLIKAITGLLIVVLVGLGVIYFVLKQEKKELLTPKETITETNFKTVLEEVEGLGKLELVKYNFKDVVEHTQKHGYSSVLDSKVLLIVAAEAVGCMDLTRIKSEDITEIGDSVYIHLPAPELCYYKIDHQKSKVYDAESLPFMEDDNLVGEAFAKAEKQIEKAALESGILVQTQAMAKTMLQPLLENITKKTVILTFEPISVSEEQNPESKMSIQQKNILNNPVQIQSKSLEKE; encoded by the coding sequence ATGACAAATCTTATCAAAGCTATAACGGGTCTTTTAATTGTTGTATTGGTGGGTTTGGGTGTGATTTATTTTGTATTAAAACAGGAAAAAAAGGAATTACTAACTCCAAAAGAAACCATTACAGAGACAAATTTTAAAACGGTTTTGGAAGAAGTGGAAGGTTTGGGAAAGCTAGAACTTGTCAAATATAATTTTAAAGATGTTGTAGAACATACACAAAAACACGGTTATAGTTCTGTCTTGGATTCAAAGGTTTTGCTCATCGTCGCAGCCGAAGCTGTGGGTTGTATGGACTTGACACGCATAAAATCGGAAGATATTACAGAAATAGGCGATTCTGTTTATATTCATTTGCCTGCCCCAGAACTTTGTTATTACAAAATAGACCATCAAAAATCTAAAGTATATGATGCCGAATCTTTGCCATTTATGGAAGATGACAACCTTGTAGGAGAAGCCTTTGCAAAAGCTGAAAAACAAATTGAAAAAGCTGCCTTAGAATCTGGAATCCTTGTTCAGACACAAGCGATGGCAAAGACAATGCTCCAACCTCTCTTAGAAAACATCACTAAAAAAACGGTTATCCTAACCTTTGAACCCATTTCTGTATCAGAAGAACAAAACCCAGAAAGTAAAATGAGTATACAACAAAAAAATATCTTGAACAACCCTGTTCAGATACAATCGAAGAGCTTAGAGAAGGAGTAG
- a CDS encoding SWIM zinc finger family protein has translation MKIHDFESHIETRFVDRGFHIYEQDYIQEIETIGKGEFTATVLGTTFYEIYVELDEEEVVDWNCTCPYDGWICKHVVAVLYYLRDSKMWREIPQSSLLREVEAIFDELSKQEIKEFMMDYLKRNKGFREGFLDEFRK, from the coding sequence ATGAAAATACACGATTTTGAAAGTCATATCGAAACTCGTTTTGTAGATAGAGGTTTCCACATCTACGAACAAGATTACATTCAAGAAATAGAAACCATAGGAAAAGGGGAGTTTACAGCCACAGTATTAGGCACAACTTTTTATGAAATTTATGTAGAATTAGATGAAGAAGAGGTAGTAGATTGGAATTGTACTTGTCCTTACGATGGCTGGATTTGCAAACATGTTGTAGCTGTGTTGTATTATTTGCGTGATTCTAAAATGTGGAGAGAAATTCCTCAAAGCTCATTATTAAGAGAAGTTGAAGCCATTTTTGATGAGCTTTCAAAACAAGAAATTAAAGAGTTTATGATGGACTATTTGAAAAGAAATAAGGGTTTTAGAGAAGGGTTTTTAGATGAATTTAGGAAATAA
- a CDS encoding DUF3592 domain-containing protein: protein MKRTAFYLALSLVLTGLVFLVLAVQSWNKEQIRQTKYERTLGRVIEIKPLPEEKTYPVIGFYALDSQKVMVHAKHETSRFSSYELGEVVEIYYDIINPDDTHIVRYEWFWMSFLSITGIAFIGGGIIWGGLVWLRANRKKWLLENGSVLEGIVQGVVQDPQITLQDQPAYVILCEWKKDEDSSVLLFKSEPLAQDPSELLEEKETLPIYIDLDNPEHYWVDISFLEEEQNEEIEEETKEITE, encoded by the coding sequence ATGAAAAGAACAGCATTTTATTTGGCTTTATCACTTGTTCTGACAGGGTTAGTTTTTCTTGTGTTAGCTGTTCAGAGTTGGAATAAAGAGCAAATTCGCCAAACGAAATATGAGCGTACTTTAGGTAGAGTTATTGAAATAAAACCTCTTCCAGAAGAAAAAACTTATCCTGTAATTGGTTTTTATGCCTTAGATAGCCAAAAAGTGATGGTACACGCCAAGCACGAAACGTCTCGTTTTTCAAGCTATGAACTGGGTGAAGTTGTAGAAATTTATTACGACATTATCAATCCAGATGACACACATATTGTGCGCTATGAGTGGTTTTGGATGAGTTTTTTGTCCATTACAGGCATTGCCTTTATCGGAGGAGGGATAATTTGGGGAGGCTTGGTTTGGCTACGAGCCAACCGTAAGAAATGGCTTTTAGAGAATGGAAGCGTTTTGGAAGGCATAGTGCAAGGCGTAGTGCAAGACCCACAAATTACACTGCAAGACCAGCCTGCTTATGTGATTTTGTGTGAATGGAAAAAAGACGAAGATTCTAGTGTTTTGCTTTTCAAAAGTGAGCCATTGGCACAAGACCCATCCGAACTATTAGAAGAGAAAGAAACACTACCTATTTACATAGATTTGGACAACCCTGAACATTACTGGGTAGATATTTCTTTTTTAGAAGAAGAGCAAAATGAGGAAATAGAAGAGGAAACTAAAGAAATTACGGAGTAG
- a CDS encoding FAD:protein FMN transferase, translating into MDKKYYFRNAIYGGALIVLMFLVYKCRSSENVGNILTTEDKKMYQVYGETMGTTYTIKYEAESGKNYQMAIDSLLKAFNQSLSTYIPNSEISIFNRMQNIDSAIVFQNNFFYPVLKRSREIFEISEGAFDPTLAPLIRVWGFGEIEEPEKIPTEKIDSLLELVGFDKYIVFDEKILKKTKPQIQLNFNAIAQGYGVDVIAFFLEEQNIKNYMVEIGGEVRANGKGTSGNGWKIGIDKPIEETKDNPNTERKLQAIVTLNNKSLVTSGNYRKFYIRDGKKYPHTINPNTGYPVSHNLLSATALADDAITADALGTACMVLGREKALEMIEKLDNAEVFLIYDDNGTVKTQMSKGFKNFIEEL; encoded by the coding sequence ATGGACAAAAAATATTATTTCAGAAATGCAATCTATGGAGGTGCGCTTATCGTGCTGATGTTTTTAGTGTATAAGTGCAGAAGTTCAGAAAATGTTGGGAATATTCTGACTACAGAAGACAAGAAAATGTACCAAGTCTATGGCGAGACAATGGGTACAACCTATACCATAAAATATGAAGCTGAAAGTGGGAAAAATTATCAAATGGCAATAGATTCATTACTCAAAGCATTTAATCAAAGTCTTTCGACCTACATTCCAAATTCTGAAATTTCTATTTTTAATAGAATGCAAAATATAGATAGTGCCATTGTTTTTCAAAACAACTTTTTTTATCCAGTTTTGAAAAGAAGCAGAGAAATTTTTGAAATCAGTGAAGGAGCATTTGACCCAACGCTTGCGCCTCTGATTCGTGTATGGGGATTTGGAGAAATAGAAGAGCCAGAAAAAATACCAACAGAAAAAATTGATTCTCTATTAGAATTGGTAGGTTTTGATAAATATATTGTCTTTGATGAAAAAATACTCAAAAAGACAAAGCCACAGATTCAACTCAATTTCAATGCGATTGCACAGGGCTATGGAGTAGATGTAATTGCGTTTTTTTTGGAAGAGCAAAATATTAAAAATTATATGGTAGAGATTGGAGGAGAAGTGAGAGCCAATGGAAAAGGAACAAGTGGAAACGGCTGGAAAATAGGCATTGATAAGCCGATTGAAGAAACAAAAGATAATCCAAACACAGAAAGAAAGCTACAAGCCATTGTTACGCTCAACAACAAATCCTTAGTAACCTCTGGAAATTATCGTAAATTTTATATCAGAGATGGAAAAAAATACCCTCATACCATAAATCCAAATACAGGCTATCCTGTTTCTCACAACCTTTTGAGTGCAACAGCTTTAGCAGATGATGCTATTACAGCTGATGCCTTGGGTACAGCGTGTATGGTTTTGGGAAGGGAAAAAGCTCTAGAAATGATTGAAAAACTAGACAACGCAGAAGTGTTTTTGATTTATGATGACAATGGAACAGTCAAGACACAGATGAGCAAAGGCTTCAAAAACTTTATAGAAGAATTATAA
- a CDS encoding oxidoreductase yields MGKTAVIAGSTGLIGQELIKHLSEDNRYDKILALTRKPKASDLPKVEYVVVDFDHLSIYSNEIQGDDAFCALGTTMKKAGSKEAFYKVDYTYIWEFGKVMAQNGAKSFTLVSSMGADKDSFFYYNEVKGKIEEAISQLDFEKITIARPSLLLGDRNEDRLGEDISKVFVKFFSPIIPAKYDGIESSQVAKAMIVAANDGKNELEIIENDELQKM; encoded by the coding sequence ATGGGAAAAACAGCCGTTATTGCAGGAAGCACTGGACTTATTGGACAAGAGCTTATCAAACACCTTTCAGAAGACAACCGTTACGACAAAATTTTGGCTCTCACACGCAAACCAAAAGCCTCTGACTTACCAAAAGTAGAATATGTAGTCGTAGATTTTGACCACTTATCTATATATAGCAATGAAATTCAAGGCGACGATGCTTTTTGTGCTTTGGGAACAACGATGAAAAAAGCAGGTAGCAAAGAAGCCTTCTATAAAGTGGATTACACCTATATTTGGGAATTTGGAAAAGTAATGGCACAGAATGGAGCAAAATCATTTACCCTTGTTTCTTCAATGGGAGCAGACAAAGATTCATTTTTTTACTATAATGAAGTCAAAGGCAAAATCGAAGAAGCTATTTCTCAATTAGATTTTGAAAAGATAACCATTGCTCGCCCTTCACTTCTCTTGGGAGATAGAAACGAAGACCGTTTGGGAGAGGATATTTCAAAAGTCTTTGTAAAGTTTTTCAGTCCGATTATTCCAGCTAAATACGACGGCATCGAAAGTTCACAGGTAGCCAAAGCAATGATAGTGGCAGCTAATGATGGTAAAAATGAATTAGAAATTATTGAAAATGATGAGTTACAAAAGATGTAA
- a CDS encoding thioredoxin-like domain-containing protein — protein sequence MKTLFFPILILLFFISCNEKSTSASELDKEKKIIKISPKYMVVPPTNAPEIDTKFGWVNTEKSYKLADFKGKIVLLDFWTFGCINCQHIIPDLEKLEQEFENELVVIGVHSAKFSAEQSTQRIRQAALKFGVHHPVVNDADMKVWQSYGIRAWPTLTLISPEGKVVWQRAGEKFYEDARSQIMALKVKHKDILNSEKFEFQLAKAEKKELMFPSKIIRANQDDKEPAFWIADSGNNRVLKINLEGKVLETIGNGKKGNTEGSFENVEFYEPHGLALSENGKKLYIADTKNNVIKEADVENKTVKTIAGTGEMSYYFGDKKWGENVNPNSPWDLLIDKKYPNTMYIASAGNHQILRMNLQTNQVERFAGSGREQLTDGDDFKKVAFNQPSGLTQAENFLYVADSEASAIRQIDLQKKEVRTLVGSGLFDFGDTDGTAQKAVLQHPVGILHDNNKVYIADTYNGKVKVLDLEKNRVKTLISGLSEPNDVLLIGDYLYISDTNNHQILRVNTKTFEKEVIL from the coding sequence ATGAAAACTCTATTTTTCCCTATCTTAATTTTACTTTTTTTTATCTCTTGCAATGAAAAATCTACTTCTGCCAGTGAGCTTGATAAGGAAAAGAAAATTATCAAAATTAGTCCAAAATATATGGTTGTTCCTCCTACGAATGCGCCAGAAATTGATACAAAATTTGGTTGGGTAAATACTGAAAAGTCATACAAACTAGCTGATTTTAAAGGAAAAATAGTTTTGTTAGATTTTTGGACATTTGGTTGTATCAACTGCCAACATATCATTCCAGACCTTGAAAAGTTAGAACAAGAATTTGAAAACGAACTTGTCGTGATTGGTGTCCATTCAGCAAAATTTAGTGCAGAACAATCTACTCAGCGCATACGTCAGGCAGCCTTAAAATTTGGTGTTCATCATCCTGTTGTTAATGATGCAGATATGAAAGTATGGCAAAGTTATGGTATTCGTGCTTGGCCTACACTTACACTTATTTCTCCAGAGGGAAAAGTGGTTTGGCAACGTGCAGGGGAAAAATTCTATGAAGATGCTAGAAGTCAGATTATGGCTCTAAAAGTAAAGCATAAAGATATTCTAAACTCTGAAAAATTTGAATTTCAACTTGCCAAAGCAGAGAAAAAAGAACTGATGTTTCCTTCAAAAATCATTAGAGCCAATCAAGACGATAAAGAACCTGCCTTTTGGATAGCTGATAGTGGAAATAATAGGGTTTTAAAAATAAATTTGGAAGGCAAAGTTTTAGAGACTATTGGAAATGGTAAAAAAGGAAATACAGAAGGAAGTTTTGAAAACGTAGAGTTTTACGAACCTCACGGACTGGCTCTTTCTGAAAATGGTAAAAAACTCTACATTGCAGATACAAAAAATAACGTTATCAAAGAAGCAGATGTAGAAAACAAAACCGTCAAAACGATTGCAGGAACAGGCGAGATGAGTTATTATTTTGGAGATAAAAAATGGGGAGAAAATGTCAATCCAAACTCGCCTTGGGATTTGCTTATCGATAAAAAATATCCCAACACAATGTACATTGCAAGTGCAGGAAATCATCAGATTTTGAGAATGAACTTGCAGACTAACCAAGTAGAGCGTTTTGCAGGAAGTGGAAGAGAACAACTTACCGATGGAGACGACTTTAAGAAAGTAGCCTTCAATCAACCTAGTGGACTCACGCAAGCTGAGAACTTTTTATATGTAGCAGATTCGGAAGCTAGTGCCATTCGCCAAATAGACTTACAGAAAAAGGAAGTCAGAACGCTTGTCGGTTCTGGACTTTTTGATTTTGGAGATACGGACGGAACAGCACAAAAAGCCGTCTTACAACATCCAGTAGGCATTCTTCACGATAACAACAAAGTCTATATTGCTGATACCTACAATGGGAAAGTAAAAGTATTGGATTTAGAAAAAAATAGAGTAAAAACCCTCATTAGTGGACTTTCAGAGCCAAATGATGTGCTTCTGATTGGAGATTATTTGTATATTTCTGATACCAATAATCATCAAATTTTGAGAGTAAATACAAAAACGTTTGAGAAGGAAGTGATTTTGTAG
- a CDS encoding ATP-grasp domain-containing protein, translating to MEKNKILIISNTSDYEVDEIENNLAKEVCFRINTDTLNIEYNIYIDLEDFEFRVTNKNTNISISSEEIKTIWWSRDVNMDSSEVEEHLKTFLIQEYSASLYALLACAENSSIKIVSNPNFTRQAADKAKQQIQAKKVGFQIPKQIITNTVESFERFAKDKTILFKSIYGSDYIVKENTENAYFTYPTTITQEMYEWIINDEIDFHIYHFQEKLDFIFEYRVVVFGDQLYAFKIEGDYTLDWRRSEDKIKFTYIKNFEFSHLCFDYLASFNLDFGSFDFIQTEKGLYFIECNNPGYFLFLDKSNKLNLAEKFAAFLKQE from the coding sequence ATGGAAAAAAATAAAATTTTAATTATTAGTAATACTTCTGATTATGAGGTAGATGAAATAGAAAATAACCTTGCAAAAGAAGTATGTTTCAGAATAAATACAGATACTCTAAACATAGAATATAATATTTATATAGATTTAGAAGACTTTGAGTTTAGAGTAACTAATAAAAATACAAATATTTCTATATCCTCTGAAGAAATAAAGACAATTTGGTGGTCAAGAGATGTAAATATGGATAGCTCAGAGGTAGAAGAGCATTTAAAGACTTTTTTGATACAAGAATATTCTGCTAGTCTGTATGCCTTGTTAGCTTGTGCTGAGAATTCTTCTATAAAAATTGTGTCTAATCCTAACTTTACACGACAAGCAGCAGACAAAGCCAAACAGCAAATACAAGCAAAAAAAGTAGGTTTTCAAATACCTAAGCAAATCATTACCAACACGGTAGAGTCTTTTGAAAGATTTGCTAAAGATAAAACAATACTTTTCAAGTCTATTTATGGTTCAGATTATATAGTAAAGGAAAATACTGAAAATGCTTATTTTACATATCCGACTACCATTACTCAAGAAATGTATGAATGGATTATAAATGATGAGATTGATTTTCACATTTATCATTTTCAAGAAAAACTAGATTTTATTTTTGAGTACAGAGTCGTTGTTTTTGGAGACCAACTATATGCGTTTAAAATAGAAGGAGATTATACATTAGATTGGCGACGCTCCGAAGATAAAATTAAATTTACTTACATTAAGAATTTTGAATTTAGTCATTTATGTTTTGATTATCTTGCTTCTTTTAATTTGGATTTTGGAAGTTTTGATTTTATTCAAACTGAAAAAGGACTTTATTTTATAGAATGTAATAACCCAGGTTATTTCCTTTTTTTAGATAAGTCTAATAAACTGAACTTAGCTGAAAAGTTTGCTGCATTTTTAAAACAAGAGTAA